AACATCCGCATCGCGCCCACCTTCCCGTCGCTGCCGGACCTGCGCGACGCCGTCGACGGGCTGGCGACCTGCGCGCTGCTGGCGGCTTCCGAGGCCCGGCAGGGCGCCCCGGCGCCGAGCGTGAACTGACTGCCGACGACTGGCCGGACGCAGGACACGGTTTCTGATGGTCCGACTCCTCAGCGGGACCTGCGGTGCCCGCATCGTCGTCGCACGGCGCCGGTAGCCTGCTGACCGTGGCTCTCTACCGCAAGTACCGACCGGCAACCTTCGCCGAAGTGGTGGGGCAGGAGCACGTCACCGAACCGCTGTCCATCGCGTTGGAAGCCGGCCGGATCAACCACGCGTACCTGTTCTCCGGGCCGCGGGGATGCGGAAAGACCTCGTCGGCCCGCATCCTGGCCCGGTCGCTGAACTGCGCGCAGGGACCGACGGCCACCCCGTGCGGGGTGTGCGACTCGTGCCAGGCGCTGGCGCCCAACGCGCCCGGCAGCATCGACGTGGTGGAACTCGACGCCGCCAGCCACGGCGGCGTGGACGACACCCGCGAACTGCGCGACCGCGCCTTCTATGCGCCGGCGCAGTCGCGCTACCGCGTGTTCATCGTCGACGAGGCGCACATGGTGACGACGGCGGGGTTCAACGCGCTGCTCAAGATCGTCGAGGAGCCGCCCGAGCACCTCATCTTCATCTTCGCCACCACCGAACCGGAGAAGGTGCTCCCGACGATTCGCTCGCGGACCCATCACTACCCGTTCCGGCTACTGCCGCCGAAAACCATGCGGTCGCTTATCGGGCGGATCTGCGAGCAAGAGGGCGTCGTCGTCGACGACGCGGTGTACCCGTTGGTCATCCGCGCGGGCGGCGGCTCACCGCGCGACACCCTCTCCGTGCTCGATCAGTTGGTGGCCGGCTCCGACAACGATCACCTGACGTACCCGCGGGCGCTGGGGCTGCTGGGCGCCACCGACGTGGCGCTGATCGACGACGCCGTCGACGCGTTGGCCGCAGGGGATGCCGCGGCGATGTTCGGCGCGGTCGAAGCGGTGATCGACGCGGGCCACGACCCGCGACGTTTCGCCGTCGACCTGTTGGAGCGATTCCGCGATCTGATTGTGCTGCAAGCGGTTCCGGATGCGGCGAGCCGCGGTGTGGTGGACGCGCCCGAGGATGTGTTGGACCGGATGCGTGAGCAGGCGGCGCGCATCGGCCCGGCGACGCTGACCCGCTACGCCGAGGTGGTGCAGGCCGGCCTGGGCGAGATGCGCGGCGCGACGGCGCCGCGCCTGCTGCTCGAGGTCGTCTGCGCCCGCTTACTGCTGCCCTCGGCCAGCGACGCGGAATCGGCTCTGCTGCATCGTGTCGAGCGGATCGAGACCCGGCTGGCCATGTCCATACCCGCCGGCGAGGCGCCCCCCGCCGACGCACCCGCCAGGCGGGCCGAGTCGGTTGCCCGGCCGGCCGCACGCCGAACGGTCGAAGCCAAGCCCGGCGAGCCGAAGCGCGAGCCGGCCCCCGAACCGGACGCGGCACCGCCCCCCGAACCCGCGCCGCCGCCCGATCCGGTGCCGAATCCCGAACACGCTCCGGCACCGGAACCCGAATCACCTTCTGCCCCGGGCGAACCCAATGCCGCCGCGGTGCGAACGATGTGGCCGACGGTACGCGACAAGGTGCGCGAGCGTAGCCGCACCACCGAGGTGATGCTGGCCGGCGCCACCGTACGTGCCGTGGAGGGCGACACCCTGGTGCTCACGCACGAGTCGGCGCCGTTGGCCAAGCGACTGTCCGAACAGCGCAACGCCGACGTCATCGCCGACGCACTCAAGGACGCGCTGGGCGTGAACTGGCGGGTCCGTTGCGACGCCGGCTCCCCGGGGTCGGCACCGGCCGCGGCGCCGCCTCCCAGCAACGCGGTTGCGCCCGCACCCCCTCGCCGGAGAGTCGTGCCGCCACCCGCCGAGGACGAGGCACCCGTAAGCGACGCTGCCGCTGCGGAATCCGTGCAACGTGACGAAGAAGAACACATGCTTGCCGAAGCCGGTCGCAGCGACCCGTCGGCACCGCGCCGCGACCCCGAAGAGGCCGCACTCGAACTACTGCAGAACGAACTGGGCGCGCGCCGGATCGACGGGGACTGAGCCCCGCTAAGGTCGCCACCACGGGCGCAGCGGCAGATTGTCGGCGCCGCGGCGCTCCACGTTGGCGGCCAGGACGTGATGGAGCTGAAGGTTGTTCTCGTCGAACGCAACTCGTGACGCCGCCATATAAAGTCCCCACACCTTGGCGACGGCAAGACCCACTTCCTCAACCGCCTCGTCCCAGTGCTCGACGAGGTTGCGGCACCAGTCGCGCAACGTCATCGCGTAGTGGTGTCGGAAGTTCTCCGTGTGCAGCACCTCGAAACCCGAGTCCTGAATGTCGGTCATGATGCGTCCCGAACCGGTCAGCTCGCCGTCGGGGAAGACGTAGCGGTCGGTGAAACCGCCCGCAAACGTGTGCTGCTCGTTGTCGTGACGGGTGATGCAGTGGTTGAGCAGCAGACCACCGGTGCGCAGCTTCGACTTGAGGAAAGCGAAATAGCTCGGGTAATTCTTCACCCCGATGTGCTCGGTTAGCCCGATCGACGAAACGGCGTCAAAGCCCGACTCCAGCACGTCGCGGTAGTCGCAGTGGCGCACCTCGGCCAAGTCGGCGAGGCCTTCGTCCTCGATCGCTTTTTGCGCCCACTTCGCCTGTTCGGCCGACAGCGTCGCGCCGATGGCCCGCACGCCGTGGCGAGCGGCGTACCGCACCATTCCGCCCCAGCCGCATCCCACGTCGAGCAACCGGTCGCCCGGTTGCAGGTTGAGCTTCTCGAAGATCAGCCGGTACTTGTTGTCTTGCGCCTCTTCCAGAGTCGCGTCGGCGTTCGCATACACCGCGCAGGTGTAGGTCATCGACGGCCCCAGCACCCATTCGTAGAACCTGTTGGATACGTCGTAGTGGTGATGGATGGCTCCCGCGTCGCGGGACTTGCTGTGCAGCACGCCTTCTGCGAACCGGCGCCACCGCGGCGGCGTTTCCAGCGCCGGCGGAGCAATCGGCACCAGATGCTCGATGCCGATCGAGCGGATCAACTGAGCCAGGGTCCACGCCGACGGCCGCTTGAAATCCACGCGGTCGGCCAGCATTCGGAGCAGCTCGTAGGGATCGCCCGGATGCACGCCGATGGGCTGCAGGTCGCCCGAGATGTACGCGCGGGCGATGCCGAGCTCGCCGGGCGCCGTCGCCAGGTAGGTAGTGCCACGCGGTGAGCAAAGGTCCAGTCCCAGCGTGGCGTCGGCGCTGCCGGCTGTGCTGCCGTCGTACGCGGTGAACTTGAGTGGGTGCCCGCCGCTCGCGGTGAAGATGGCCAGCACCTCGGCCAGGTTCAGCTTGCCCGTAATGGAGTGGTCGGGCTCCTTGGTCGTCGTCATCGCCGTTGCACCGCCTTTGCATAGAGATCGAGCAGACGAGAGTCGGGATCGTAGGACTTTTTGACCGTCTTGTAGGCCTCGCCGCCGTACAGCTGGTCGAATTCCTCACGGGTGTAGAAGGAGTCGGAGTACAACGACTTGTGCCCGTCGAGCTCACTGACCTTAGCCTCGATCGCGCGGTTGGTAATCCCCACACCGTCACCGGCAGGCACCGAGGACCAAAATCCGATGTTGACGTAGCTGACCTCCGCCGGCATCGGATACAGCGGCCAGCCGTCGTGATCACGAAGCCTTAACGGGCACAACCAGATCGGCGTGATCGGGACGTTGTCCAGAAACCACTCCAGGAATTCGCAGCAGCGCCCGATCGGCACCTCGACGTCCTGGACTACCCGCTCCCGGGCCGGACGCCCATGGTGGGCCTCGATCCGGTCGGAAATCCCGAACCGGCGATCCATCGCCACGAGCTTGGAGTAAACGCTGCTACGCCGGTAGCGGCGCGGCCACCAGCGGCGCAGCGCAGGGTTCTGGACGCCGAATGCGCCTGAGCACCAGAACCAGTCGGTGTCCCAGCGCCAGAAATAGTCGTGCATCGTCAGCCGGTCGTCTTTGGTGTCCGCCGGGCCCGCGGCGTCGTGCTGCATCGACTGGTAGTAGATGTTTTTTCCGGTGTAGTCGCTGACCGGTCCCGGGGTGGTGGTGCGCCGGGCAACGCACAGGTAGCTCTCGTCGGGACCGAAGACCACGCCGTCCAGATAATCGACCGGGGTTCCGTCATGCCCGCCGGTGTCGATGATGCGTTCGGCGGCCGCGACCAGTTCGGGCAATGAGTGGAATCGGATGTGCCGCAACGCCACAAACGGCGCGATCGGTTCGAGCTCGATCCGCAGCCTCGTCGAATAACCCAATGTTCCATAGGAATTGGGAAAAGCCCGGAATAGGTCGCAGTGCTGATCGCGCGATGCGGTGAGTAATTCGCCGGCGCCGGTGAGGATATCCATTTCCAGCACCGATTCGTGTGGCAAACCGTTGCGGAACGACGCCGATTCGATGCCCAGGCCGCTGACCGCGCCGCCGAGCGTAATGGTCTTGAGCTGCGGAACGACCAGTGGCGACAGGCCATAGGGCAGGGTCGCCGCCACCAAATCCTGATAGGTGCACATGCCGGCGACATCGGCGGTGCGGGCTTCGGGATCGACACTCAGGACGCCGGTCAGTCCCGAGGTGTCCAGGCCGCGGGCATCGCGTTTAGTGCGGGCGCGGAACAGGTTTGACGTGGGCTTGGCGAGCCGGACCGCGGACGTCACGGGGATGGAGCGATAACTCGCCATCAACCGATCGACGCCCGACGTGTGAGCCGAGTGTGCAGATCCTGAGCCTGGCACCACATATACCCTAGTCTTCGACCACACCCCGTGCACCCGCTCGCGAGCGGCATCACAGCAGAGGAGTCGCGCCTGATGGCACAGGTCAGCGCAGCCAGCACCATCTTGATCGACGTCGAGCCCGGGGCCACGCTCGCCGCGGTGGCGGATTACCAGACCGTCCGCCCGAAGATCCTGTCCCCGCACTACAGCGAATACCAGGTGCTGCAGGGCGGCCAGGGACAGGGCACCGTCGTCAAGTGGAAGCTTCAGGCCACCAAATCCCGGAGTCGCGACGTGCAGGCAACGGTCGATGTCGCCGGCCACAGCGTCATCGAGAAGGACGCGAACTCGTCGATGATCACCAACTGGACGGTGGCTCCGGCGGGACCCGGATCTAGCGTGACCGTCAAAACCAGCTGGACGGGCGCGGGCGGCGTCAAGGGCTTTTTCGAAAAGACGTTTGCACCCTTGGGACTGAAGAAAATTCAGGGTGAGGTACTGGCGAACTTGAAGAAGGAGCTCGAAGGCTAGGCCTCAGCGCTGCGTCACCCTGGTGTGCAGATAGAGCCCGAGTTGTTCGCCGTACGTGCTCAGCGCATCGGCGGTCAGCATCTCAAGATGTGTGCTGTCGACCGAGTAGATGGCGATTTCTCCGGCGACATAGGGTCGCCAAAGCCGCTGCTGGGACCGCGCGGCTCGCCCGGTTCGCAGGCCGCGCCACCGTGACCTTGCCTGCCCGTCGTCGGTTCTGGCCCGGGCGGCGCAGAAGATGACCATGTCGCCGTCGAACACACCGGGCACGTGCTCCAGTAGGTGTCGCTGGTTGGTCTGGACGCTGTGCACCATGAACTCCAGCAGCTGCTGGGGCGGCAGTGGGATCTCAGCCCCGTGCTGATGGACCAATTCCTCGGCCTGCCGGTAGCCCAGCGGCCCGGACTGCACGGGAACGTCGATCCGATTGGTCCGCAAGATGTGTTCCAGGATTTGGCTTTCATCCAGCGTCTGATTCTTTGCGATGGCCCGGTTGGCGGTGAGTCTCGCGACGAGCTTGTTGGCGCTGAACACCGGGTCGATCAGCACCAGGCTCTCGACGACGCGTCCGCGTCGCTGCAGTTCGATCGCGAGTTCGTGGGCGACGACGCCGCCGAACGACCAGCCGAGAAGCTTGTAGGGCCCGTCGGGGTAGCGGGCTTGGATTCGGTCGGCGTAGTTTGCCGCAATGCCGCGAATCGAAGCCGGCTCGGCTTCGCCGTCGTCCGAGATCTGGTTGATCCCGACGATTGGGCAATCCACGTACTCGCCCAGCGCGCGATACGCCCAACTCAGTCCGAGGCCGTCGTGAATGCAGCACAGCGGTGCGCCGCTGCCCTCCTGGAAGACCTCGACTCCGACCACCTCCGCGGCGCTGTCCTGCGCGCCGAGCTGCTCACTGAGATTTCGCACCGACGGGGCGTAGAACATGGTGCGCACCGGAAGGTGAACGTCGAGGGCGGCGTTGATCGCGGCGATCACCCGCATCGCGGATAGCGAATCGCCCCCGAGGTCGAAGAACGAGTCGTCGACTCCGACCCGCTCGATCCCCAGGACCTGCGCGTAGATCCCCGCGATGACCTGCTCCGTCTCGGTTTGCGGGGCCTGGAATGGCGTGGCGGCGAACACCGGCGCCGGAAGCGCCTTGCTGTCGATCTTGCCCGACGAGGTCAACGGGAACTCGTCGAGCACCACGATCTGCGCCGGCACCATGTACTCGGGCAACCGCGCGCTCAACCGCTGGCGCACCGCGCTGATCTCCATGTTGGTGTTCGGGTTGTTGGCGTGCGCGCTGCGCTGGTGGGCCCCGGCGCGGGGCAGGTAGAGGTCGGTCAGCCCGGAGCCGGCGGGGACGAGGAAGACGGCGTCAATGGTGCCCGGCTCGCCGCCCCAGGTGACCGCGACGTGGTAGCCGGCGTTTTCGCCGAGGCGGTGCAGCTGTTCGGGAGTGACGCTGTCGGGGGCAGGCGTGGGCGGGGTGAGCGCATCGGACAACGGGAGCCCGTCGGCCAGCGCGCGTTCGATGCGTACGTCGCCGGCCAGTCCCGCCCGCGGGATCCCGGTGACGCGCACCGCGGCGGGCCGTTGCGAGGCCAGCCGGGTATGCAGGCCGAGCAGGCCCACGCATTCGGTCCACGTCCAGGTGGGCACGGTGGCCATGGAAAGTACCGGTCCGGGGGTCTTGCGGATGACGACGTCGTAGCGGTACCGGTTGAGTTCGTTGTCGGCCATCCCGCGCTTGACTTGGATGTCGAGTCCGGCAGCGCACGGGTGGTCGGCGGCCCAGGTGGTGAAAAAGTCTGGGGCCAAGAGTAATTCAGGTTCACTGACCACGGCGCGGTGGACCCGCTGGCGGATCTCGGCGACGTCGGCGGTGGTGGTGCGGGCGAGGGCGACCCCGGTTTGGAAGGCGTCTTGCAGGGCGTGGTTACGGATGTCGCCGAGGAAGAGTGCGCCGCCCGGCGCGAGCAGCTCCATGGCGTTGTCGATCAGGTCGGCCAAATATGCCGCGTTCGGGAAGTATTGGACGACCGAGTTGACGACGATCGTGTCGAAGTAGCCGGGGGGCAATCCCTCGGTGACGTGGGCGGGCCGGGCCAGCAGCTGAACCCGATCACGCCACGGGATCTGCAGCCGCTCCAGCGAACGGGTGAGGTTCTCGATGGCCACCGCCGACATATCGGTCGCGACATAGCGCTCACAGTGCGGGGCGATCTGCGACAGCAGCAACCCGGAACCGGCGCCGATCTCCAGTACCCGGCGCGGCCGCAGGCCCATGATCCGGTGCACGGTGGCCGCACGCCACTCGTGCATCTCCTCGAGTGGAATCGGTTCACCGGTGTAGCTGCTGTTCCAGCCGCGGAAATCCATGCCGAATTGCGGCACCGCGTCTTGGCCTTCGTAAAGGTCGTCGTACACGTCTTGCCACTGGCCGACGATTTCGGCGTCGTGGTCGGCGCTGCTGGTGCGCCGCAGAGTGAGGTAAGCGACGAGGTTTTCACCGGCGTTGCCGTGGTGCACCGTGGTGACGGCCTGGGTGACCTGCGGGCAGTCCAGCAAGGCATTCTCGATCTCGCCGAGTTCGATGCGATAGCCGCGGATCTTGACCTGCTCGTCGGCGCGCCCGACATACCGCAACTGCCCGTCGGCGCTCCAGGACACCAGGTCGCCGGTGCGATACATCCGTGTTCCCGGCCCACCGAAGGGGCACGCCAGGAACCGCGACGCCGTCAAGTCCGGCCGGCGCACATATCCGTCGGCCAGCCCGGCACCGGCCACGTACAACTCACCGACCACGCCGACCGGAACCTGGCGTAACCAGTTGTCCAGCGCGAAAAACGCCAGATGCGCCAACGGCCCGCCGATGGGGCTGGCCGGGCTGTCGACGTCGCCGTCGACGAGCTCCCGGAACGAGGCGTGCACCGTCGTCTCGGTGATTCCGTACATATTGATCAGTCGTGGCGAGCGCGGATGCTTCTGCAACCACGTCCGAAGACGTTGTGGCTCAAGGGCTTCACCGCCGAACACCAC
The Mycobacterium sp. 050128 genome window above contains:
- a CDS encoding DNA polymerase III subunits gamma/tau, with amino-acid sequence MALYRKYRPATFAEVVGQEHVTEPLSIALEAGRINHAYLFSGPRGCGKTSSARILARSLNCAQGPTATPCGVCDSCQALAPNAPGSIDVVELDAASHGGVDDTRELRDRAFYAPAQSRYRVFIVDEAHMVTTAGFNALLKIVEEPPEHLIFIFATTEPEKVLPTIRSRTHHYPFRLLPPKTMRSLIGRICEQEGVVVDDAVYPLVIRAGGGSPRDTLSVLDQLVAGSDNDHLTYPRALGLLGATDVALIDDAVDALAAGDAAAMFGAVEAVIDAGHDPRRFAVDLLERFRDLIVLQAVPDAASRGVVDAPEDVLDRMREQAARIGPATLTRYAEVVQAGLGEMRGATAPRLLLEVVCARLLLPSASDAESALLHRVERIETRLAMSIPAGEAPPADAPARRAESVARPAARRTVEAKPGEPKREPAPEPDAAPPPEPAPPPDPVPNPEHAPAPEPESPSAPGEPNAAAVRTMWPTVRDKVRERSRTTEVMLAGATVRAVEGDTLVLTHESAPLAKRLSEQRNADVIADALKDALGVNWRVRCDAGSPGSAPAAAPPPSNAVAPAPPRRRVVPPPAEDEAPVSDAAAAESVQRDEEEHMLAEAGRSDPSAPRRDPEEAALELLQNELGARRIDGD
- a CDS encoding FAD-binding oxidoreductase, translated to MASYRSIPVTSAVRLAKPTSNLFRARTKRDARGLDTSGLTGVLSVDPEARTADVAGMCTYQDLVAATLPYGLSPLVVPQLKTITLGGAVSGLGIESASFRNGLPHESVLEMDILTGAGELLTASRDQHCDLFRAFPNSYGTLGYSTRLRIELEPIAPFVALRHIRFHSLPELVAAAERIIDTGGHDGTPVDYLDGVVFGPDESYLCVARRTTTPGPVSDYTGKNIYYQSMQHDAAGPADTKDDRLTMHDYFWRWDTDWFWCSGAFGVQNPALRRWWPRRYRRSSVYSKLVAMDRRFGISDRIEAHHGRPARERVVQDVEVPIGRCCEFLEWFLDNVPITPIWLCPLRLRDHDGWPLYPMPAEVSYVNIGFWSSVPAGDGVGITNRAIEAKVSELDGHKSLYSDSFYTREEFDQLYGGEAYKTVKKSYDPDSRLLDLYAKAVQRR
- a CDS encoding class I SAM-dependent methyltransferase codes for the protein MTTTKEPDHSITGKLNLAEVLAIFTASGGHPLKFTAYDGSTAGSADATLGLDLCSPRGTTYLATAPGELGIARAYISGDLQPIGVHPGDPYELLRMLADRVDFKRPSAWTLAQLIRSIGIEHLVPIAPPALETPPRWRRFAEGVLHSKSRDAGAIHHHYDVSNRFYEWVLGPSMTYTCAVYANADATLEEAQDNKYRLIFEKLNLQPGDRLLDVGCGWGGMVRYAARHGVRAIGATLSAEQAKWAQKAIEDEGLADLAEVRHCDYRDVLESGFDAVSSIGLTEHIGVKNYPSYFAFLKSKLRTGGLLLNHCITRHDNEQHTFAGGFTDRYVFPDGELTGSGRIMTDIQDSGFEVLHTENFRHHYAMTLRDWCRNLVEHWDEAVEEVGLAVAKVWGLYMAASRVAFDENNLQLHHVLAANVERRGADNLPLRPWWRP
- a CDS encoding SRPBCC family protein; protein product: MAQVSAASTILIDVEPGATLAAVADYQTVRPKILSPHYSEYQVLQGGQGQGTVVKWKLQATKSRSRDVQATVDVAGHSVIEKDANSSMITNWTVAPAGPGSSVTVKTSWTGAGGVKGFFEKTFAPLGLKKIQGEVLANLKKELEG